AAGATTTTATGCAATAGCACCTGTCAATGCTGTCTATATTTCGTTTTTATGTAATGATGCGGTAATGGTTAAAAAACTGCAGCAAACGAGTCGATGAAGGATTGGCACGTGAAATTATGCCTTGTAGAAGTTATTATAATGAAGACGTGCAAAAGTAACATTGTTAGCTATGAGATTTATGTCAAACTgtggaaaaatgttgaatcGCTTCAGCTCTCTTTTTAtcggtaagttttttaaattaaattttttaatgaaatcctatgaaattttctttgaaggtGTGATTTTAACGCAAGTTATTCTCGCTATGGAATGCGTTCTCATTGAAAATCCTCCGGAAAATGTTGCAATGGCTAACAATCGAACGATTTTGAATCCAATAACTGTTAAACAAACCCAAGGACTTTCAAGTTCGACGAATCCAACGCCTCTTTCGGACAAAGCTAAAACCGAGAAAACGACGCAGCTTCAAAAACTGATTCAACAACTTTATTTAGCTCAAGCTCAAGTTCAGCTCGAAGCAAATGAAATCGCTAAAGCTCAAGCTGTTGCAGCTGCTGGTCAAAAAGATCTCGAAGAAGCCACAAATAATGTTCGGATCATCACTTCGGGGCTTCATCTTGCCCAACAAGCAGTTGCTCAAGCGGCTCTTCGAGCTCAAACCGCTCAACTTCAACTTGCGGCTCATGATCAACTTCTCTTCACGGCGCGACAAAAGGTTGACGCTTTATCCGCTCAAATGGTTGGATTGCAAGCTGAAGTTGGAATTGAAGTAGAAAATAACTTGCCCGTGAATATGAAAGAACTGCTTCAGAAGTTGCGTGAACCGTTGAGTGAGAAGGAGAAACCAACGCCCATTCCGACATTGATTAATGGCGGCAATAAAGAAGAAGATACGAAGTCGCCGCGTAAGCGAGAAAATCCGACAGAATATCTCTCCGATTATGATCCAATTTATTTCTCGAATGACGACGAaagcgacgacgatgacgatgatgatcgACAGGAATGAATTGAACGCGCGAGATAATCCTATTAGAATGGTTTAGAATTACTTAAATTccttcgaataaaaaaaaaacgaagctaAATTAATCTGGCGCTTGTCTATGACGTATATACATCGGAGGCACACCCGATCGAATACTCATGTCATGTTCCGTCGTTCTTTTCTACCTTTTAATctgttaaataaatcaaaataatagaTCGCTGTGTGTCGTTAGGTATTTAGCCATTAGACgggaaaaaaatagttttacaaCAGGAAAATCGTGAATTACTTATGACAGGTGCTTGCTCACTTTGCTCTCcagtttcacattttaattcatatttaatgAGCTGCGAGCATTAATCCAGCATGAAAGGTgctgatatttaaatttgttcgcgaatgatggcaaaaaaatgttttgaatcaACAAAAGGctcgttttttgttgaaagTAACTCGCGCGTGTTTGAGAAGTTCATCAATTTCAAAGGAAGCTAAAAACTGGATCAACTTCAGAAATTGGCGACGATGGTaagtaaatttgaaaaatttttaatttaagattcggattgaaaaatcagaattttCAGAAGGCTTCATGCTTTTCCACACAATGCACTTTGAAATAGCAAAGACTAAAATCGACACGATCGGATTTATCCAGAGATGTATGGTTCGTATTACGACGATATCCTATCAgagaattttcgaaataatctCATTAAGGCTCTTGAAtcatttcaattataaaatgcAGAATGGATCTCCTTCAACGAAAATTATTCTCGGTTGAGAACGTTAATTTAGGTTAATGTGCATTCCCAAATTCACCTGAGGCAACAACTTGTGGTTTGCCAAAAACCAAACCGCACGTAGAACGATCAAAAATGACGTTCACGTGACCTTGAATtgcgaagaattttttcttttgttcaaatttcgcCTGAAAACTGTTGTGGTCCATTCCAACAGTCTCTCGGCAAActcttaaataataataataaataacagtTTATAATAACACATTCAGTCAAATAAATGAAGGAACAGGTTCTGTAAGGCAAAAAATTAgcaggaaaaaaagtacgagacatggcaaaaaaaatcacaaaaataaacatgaacAAGTTACTTGTACATTCACAAGTTTAAGTCAGATGCTGAAAGAGAGAACGATGAAGAGAAGAAATCTGGGTAGCTACAAAAGAAAACGATTATCTCGACTTTTTATCTGGATTTCAATTTGTCTTGTGCAAATTCTCGCATTATTTTCGCCATGCAAGTAATTAAAGGGAGAGAGAGAATTGTCGAGGGACGTTCACTGCTCTTTTACAACGTCATGGCTTGGCTGTCGAATGAAGCACAAAAGAGGAGGTGCACATGCGAtgcacaataaataaataataaaatgtaatcatTTATGTTGAATTTCGATGATTGTCAAAGATAAACAATTTACCTCCAAAGCTCTCGTTCGATCGATCGATCGCAGGAAATTAACAAGGAACATTCATCACGTGAACAACTTTTCTCTCACCGAACCTACCAACTGTATCATTATAAACCTATTTATTACGAAGCTCATTAAAAGCAACGCAAAACGCATGCAATCTGAACAAATTgcgtaaataattgaaaaaaaagtaaataattttttttcgcattcgtTCCACGCATTTTACATTAATCGATATTTCTTGCACACACAACATGGCGCTCGTgctacgaaattttttttcaaagaaatttcatcGAACGCGGTGTGATATGATTTAATTATCTGCCATTTTTATCTGGCAAAGTGCAATGCAcccgacaaaaattttaaaatattttttttaattaacgaaaACTTGACACTGAAATTGGCAGGTTTCATGctaatttacatatttattaaaaaaaaaatattttttttaaacattgacTATTTACTCCGgacgctaaaaaaatttcactatttCGAAAGTAGTGTGTCATATCGACATTTCTCTACAACATGTTTCACAtgagagtgaaaaaaaaatgcagtgacaaatattttttttattcattaataaagTTGTCCATATAAACTTGACTTATTATCGATCTCGATGATCGGTCATGATCGAATGTTAATCAATATGCGTTCGACGGGGTGAATGACTCCATCTGAATAGGAGTTGCATCTGcaagtttttctattttttttattatctaggTGAGTCGTAAAGTAAAGtgtttcaatggaaaaatacACAAATGGAGAGAAAAATGAAAGGTGTTAAGCTTTTTGTCAACCTTCATTAGACACATAATCACTTTccattgttgttattaatgtTCAAGTACTTTCattgttaaatttacttttttttaggtttgaggagattttatttttttttgtgacaatgaTGACTTGGAAGGCTTTTTTAGTTGGAGGAGATGAAGTTGCAAGAAGTTGTGTGGGATTATGAACAATGCGTCAAGAGTGCTTGTGCAtaattgagtaattttattgttaaccAAATTATTTGTGGGGATATATTTTTGAGTGACGTGGCgtttatttgatgatttattgttggatttttttgatggatttggaATGGAAACAGGTTTGAAATGCagttttggattaaaaaaaatatttttaagatagtttgataaaaaaaatatatttttataaaaaatatatgtcgaaattcttatttttaaaattattaaatttatttaaattaattatcctaatcaaaaagttatttacctaatttttaaaaaaataattaatttaattaaataataaaataaatttaattaattcatgaaagttatattttaagttttaaaacaattttaattaaatgatttattttgataaatttatgaaaaaataaataaattaataaaaattaatttataaaaaaaattaatttctgaatagtttttattgataattttcaaaatttaataaattatttaatttaattttaatttttattttcaaatcaaacatatattttttattaattaattaaaattattttaaaattaaaaataaatatttttttagtataaattaacttaaaaataattaagttacatatttttaatttttataaatttttaaaatcaattaataaaattttataaaataaattttttaaaaaaattcccatgCACTTTATTACCAAAACCAAAACCCACTCTCAGTctctttatacaaaaataaaaccattaccactatttattgcaaaaaatgcaGCCACTCGCGATCATTATCTACTTGATGCATGCAAAACTGTCTCAGCAGATATTTGTCTACAAAAACAGGATTTAACTATggcaaacaacaaacaacataaCTGTACCTCCATCCAtagtttttgttgtaaaacttATCTCCTctcttattaatattaatgcgttaaaaaacaaaatgttacAAATATGACGCAGTGCACATTTCCCATCGCCGCAGAGTTTCGCGGGAGAGATaacaaattaagaaaatgcaTTGAACGTGAATCGAATCGCAAAACTACAAATTGGTTTTAAATGATTGAGCATTTAAGCATTTTTCGCGgcgtataaataattttttgtgtctatttaatattttattgaaatatattgAGAAATATATATGAATATAAAATCTCCGTGAGCAAAGGAATTCGAACAATTTAATGTAATGAATTGGCAATGTTAGTAAAGTCTCAAcacatatcgatttttttgtcgGTCTATTGGTTGCAACGCGGTTGTTTGGGTTACTTGGCAAGTTAACCACACATATTGACAACGACGTCGCTTAATTTGTTGAAAGggtaataaactttttctagTGCAAGCGCAAGACTTGTTTGTCGttcgttcataaaaaaattaagagtcaTAGGTGAGAAATGCAACGAAATTTGCCCATCCTTATTCTGGCTACTGATTTGCCGCAGGAGAGAACAGCATTCCaaagacaacttttttttacgtgtttAATTCACTCCAACGAACATTTAtcatcgaaatatttttaataataatgatgatgattttctaACACCTGTGCATACAAAAATTCCatcgttttgatttttttctcctttttctcGTGTAGGACGTATTTCTACGAGAAATGCACccaaaaaaatcttcctttGTATcttgtctttattttttcattcgtctcacgtTTTACTCACACATTCCTTTCGTAGTTGGTCGTTCACGAAACACAGAGcttaacaataaaaacatttttttttcgtttcgtaaATAATCACTACCCGacgtcaatttaaaatttattcttcatCCGTATCGGACAATGTTTCGTTGGTCCCcagaaataaaaagttaaattacaGAGCATCGCCTCCTTTTCgaacagaaagaaaaaaatttataaaaaaatcaaagtataAGGAAGAATCGAaattgaattcatttttttatgaaacgaGTACCTGctgatgttattattatttatttttatttttttggttgatgtttatgtttttatttattttttctctctcttctcgttcatgaactgaaaaaaactttttaaaaaataaataaataaatttcgtctCTTCTTACACACTTTTTGACGTCGGCTGTCTCTTTTTACGGATAAAACGCATTTTTTCTGCATGTTTCATGTGCAAAAAGTTAGAAAGTttgttttaactttaataaaaattcatcattctatttttttttattttatttttcattaacaaaaTGGAAGTAAATAGAAATGGAGTTCAATGATGGTAAAAAAGGAGAACAAAGGAATTCTTTCATGGTGTTCGGCAACAATGGATGCACCATGCGAGTAATTACCGCTGCTTTGAAAGTcgtaaaaaacattaaaaaaaggttaaggaagagaaaaaaatgttaagataaTAATTTGAGAACATTAAGATTGAGCGAGCATCATTGTGGGCAATAAAAGATGTTTCTCATCACTCACGGGTAATCATATCAACAGGAATCTAAggtaattatgattatttattttttgggtttctttcatgttttttcaaaagttttattgatGGTTTTTGATGTGTTTaacagacaatttttaattttttatacaaaaattttttgaaataatttttagaatgaatttttaaaatattttttttttaataatacaaaaaaatatttttattaatatttgaaaaaattatttaaaaaaattaatttaacaaaacaatatttttttattttaaaaattgaactttgaacaaaaataatttttttaatttaatttaattaattttaactttaaaataaataaaaattaattttatctaaattaactaattaaatttagtttgaataaaatttaatatttttaattatcttaaatcaacaaaaatatttatttattaaatatttaatttattattattaattcattaataactctcaaaaaatttcaataattaatatttttattaaaatccctTACTTTTCCAATGAGAAATTACATTACACATTACAATCCggaaatcaaatatttatctaacaaactttttttttctaacaacttactttacaaaaaacgacacaaaatgAAAGGTACTTCATTCATTTACAAATCATTcggattcaaaataaataaatactcgaATAGAAATCGCCTCAATCCAcaaattcatttcatttcattataaaaacgcataaaatatcaatcaatGGTGATAATTTCTCAGAAGCTCTCGACTGGTTTTGCatcttcaacatttttttatgattaaatttctAGGTGTaggtcaaataaaaatttccatacacATGACAAACCGAAaacgaaagagagagagaaacatTACGcatgatgacgatgaaaaagaaattaactgtactcatcatcatcatgggaACTCGACTTCATGTCATAAGAAATaatcgtttttaaatttttacaataaaaagggCAATAAAGTGCATTTATTATGttccgataaaaaaaaaaatattgagagaaaaaagatcCTTTGACGGcgtatttttaagtaattactACAAGTTTTCActttaattcaactttttgattTCATGAAACACGAAAGTGAGAAATTATTACTCAGTCGATAAATTTTACGATTCACAAGTCTCGAATCGATAAggaaacaaatttatattttttttgcctcaagCAAAATTATGACcctttgcgatttttttgatacgaaattcaagcaaattattgtaattttctaTCGATAAATCACAAAACGCGATTAGAAATGTTGATAGCTCTATTTTGTGATCCCTTTTAAATCGCCCATATTAAAGAACATGAAAAGGCGTTCCAAgagcataaaataaatttttatctctgtaaatgataaaaagtgaCAGCTCAATACACTCTCTAAGATAAGTTATGGAGTTTTTAAGCGTCGCGACGTAAATTGTGACAAATATCTgcttattatttgaaaaattatttactaccATCGTTAAAATCGCGCAAGTTGCGTGTGTGGccatttcagaaaaaaataaaattttgttaaaaaagcaGTAGAAAGTtccattttattgcattttgtgCGATTGCATGcagttgaattaattttttttcctgaaaaatcgTCGTTAGTTGCATGTTagttagattaaaaaaaaatgttttgctaCCAAGAGACGCccaataaagtaaaattttgtctgtAGGAAGCGTGTTTTGACAGTTTAATGACCGTTTTTACGGTTTCACGGTCGCTAATTGGAAcgtttgtgtgaaaaatgtgtCAGATTTTGAGAAAGGTCTTCATTTACGATGCTTTAGAACACCttaaaaggtaagaattttaaaaaattaacttgcaaaatgcATTATGAGTCATTTTACGTGGGATTTTTACAAGGTATGGCctcccaaaaattatttcataattatttaacataatCCTACAAATTTTTGCGTGCAATTGAGCCTACGtgacctttttatttttgggacaATGCAATTCTAATGCTCttgcttaataaattttgtgggcTATCTTCAAAtgatttcatcataaaattaattaacaagaCGTCTCCATCgcagtaaaaaatcaaattatcatGAAAAACGCTCTCAGGTGGTCAATTAACTTAATGAAgctgcaaaaaatttcctctgcgGTTTTAATGCACGTCGACTttgttacttttaaattttatttttaaaacgtaATTACGGCAGATAATAATGATATacatttatcataatttaaaattaataaaaaaaattgtacattctAATTATAATTGCCCGCGTCAATCCGATGATTATCACACGTTGCGGTGACATATTCGCTCAGTgcggaaaaaatgaattttaaacgtGTTTTTTACCAACTCGAGTAAACAAAAGTTACGTAAGGCCCGACAAAAACACTTCCAagtaattgttcattttttttcattcatacaattattttttacacaaatgaATGTTGAATatggataataataaaaaataataaatacgaaaaaaattaacttgtttagttttttttttgtatttatttattttttcccataTAGATCGAGATGATCGCTAATTTTAACACAGTTGGTATTAAATtgcaattatatatttatattatttacatttaattggGAATCCATAAATTTACTCAATATGAGTCGTATGTTATAGAATTATAGATAATAATAACtaaacaataatatttgaacaaaaaaaatgtataataatagttttttgTGTCAACTTGAATAAATATCTTACGAGTTTGCACATCtagttcattaattatttatttttttatttactttaaatttattttttgtataatgtGAGTTAAATTTGAAAGGTTTGAATCGTTCTATaacaattaagtttttttttgtacagtgagattaattatttttattattttatattttttaaataattaaaaaaattataattattattcaaaaaaattaaaaattaattttaaaaaattttataaaaaaataaattatttgtatgttatttatgttaaataaaaataatttttataacattacaaaaaataaatataataatataataaatatgaatataataaaaaaattgatcaaaataaaaaaaaaacttaaagtgagcaaattaattacatatttatttattttgtttaatataattatttttaaaactttaaaaaataatacaatatatagcttgaaataaaatattaaaaaaaaaatttaaattatttaatttaaattttaaatttaatttatttatatttaaaaaaaatattttttttaattttgtacaaaataatcaa
The sequence above is drawn from the Culicoides brevitarsis isolate CSIRO-B50_1 chromosome 1, AGI_CSIRO_Cbre_v1, whole genome shotgun sequence genome and encodes:
- the LOC134827914 gene encoding uncharacterized protein LOC134827914, which gives rise to MLNRFSSLFIGVILTQVILAMECVLIENPPENVAMANNRTILNPITVKQTQGLSSSTNPTPLSDKAKTEKTTQLQKLIQQLYLAQAQVQLEANEIAKAQAVAAAGQKDLEEATNNVRIITSGLHLAQQAVAQAALRAQTAQLQLAAHDQLLFTARQKVDALSAQMVGLQAEVGIEVENNLPVNMKELLQKLREPLSEKEKPTPIPTLINGGNKEEDTKSPRKRENPTEYLSDYDPIYFSNDDESDDDDDDDRQE